Proteins co-encoded in one Cyanobacteriota bacterium genomic window:
- a CDS encoding MoaD/ThiS family protein, translating to GIKERLCDEEGKLRRFVNFYVNSEDIRFLEGQQTPLKDGDEVSIVPAIAGG from the coding sequence CTGGGATCAAAGAGCGCCTCTGTGACGAGGAAGGCAAACTGCGTCGATTTGTGAATTTCTACGTCAACAGCGAAGACATTCGCTTCCTTGAGGGGCAACAAACGCCGTTGAAGGATGGGGATGAGGTGAGTATCGTACCTGCGATCGCAGGAGGCTAG